The following proteins come from a genomic window of Salvia hispanica cultivar TCC Black 2014 chromosome 4, UniMelb_Shisp_WGS_1.0, whole genome shotgun sequence:
- the LOC125220588 gene encoding uncharacterized protein LOC125220588, whose protein sequence is MPREKVSTWKDIVAAFLDKYYPPGTILKLKSEIFQFIQGHDEPLYEAKPFSKSALTMVLPWTIRCKWRVLKEVRGWSKERHNLKRIVAVEEAEESSFAKELAELRVRVDQMDSSRKEDPIPPTSIIAVSKPETPTPTVEEINYMQGGGSNRNYNNNYRPNQGGEFNVSKGGVVETLKKEENYEQGITRILEIIAQDRKVNDTKIGVVEARINNLEQEMNTISTAIANINTQMEQIQKKLDEDRAKAAAAVDGVNKKWVGKQKTGDCPVAGGPPHTTRRTATEAQNEVCPAATEKAEAPAQQGLEISRYAKLLREAVMRKRKPTKADLKLPHHCSEIIQKEKAVKQRDPSQIIIRCRIGEGKVDKPLCDLGSSINLMPLKYYEKLNIGPLKTSDVTLRLADNSTIKTFGMIEDVLVKIDDFIFPADFIVLDMEVDKNVPLFLRRLATCKALIDVGRGEITISDNHSQSTYKIESEMLKFEEAKRAKMEQQCRAVMITDLTKPQDPFEVKDPTTSTIYNVNKVRRSPKKDDTNPSTSIPQKKKQKRKKATKEDPEIYVIKTNKGKYKWWKKLGTKLLPMPIFNTRVADPPN, encoded by the exons ATGCCAAGAGAAAAGGTCTCCACATGGAAGGACATTGTAGCTGCCTTCCTCGACAAGTACTATCCGCCGGGCACAATTTTGAAGCTCAAAAGCGAGATCTTCCAATTCATACAAGGTCATGACGAACCCCTCTATGAGGCAAAGCCCTTCTCCAAAAGTGCCCTAACCATGGTTTTACCGTGGACCATCAG GTGCAAATGGAGGGTTCTTAAGGAAGTCAG GGGGTGGTCGAAAGAAAGGCATAACCTAAAAAGGATAGTTGCAGTTGAAGAAGCCGAGGAAAGCTCTTTTGCAAAGGAATTGGCCGAGCTTCGAGTTAGGGTAGACCAAATGGATTCATCAAGGAAGGAGGACCCGATTCCACCAACCTCTATTATAGCAGTCTCTAAACCCGAAACTCCTACCCCGACAGTGGAGGAAATCAACTACATGCAAGGAGGCGGTTCCAATAGAAATTACAACAATAATTATCGCCCTAACCAGGGGGGtg AATTTAATGTTAGCAAGGGAGGAGTAGTTGAGACACTCAAGAAGGAGGAAAATTATGAACAAGGGATCACAAGGATCTTGGAGATAATCGCGCAAGACAGGAAGGTTAATGACACCAAGATCGGAGTGGTCGAAGCTAGAATAAACAACCTCGAGCAGGAAATGAACACGATCTCAACTGCCATAGCCAACATCAACACGCAAATGGAGCAAATCCAAAAGAAGTTAGATGAGGACAGGGCAAAGGCAGCCGCAGCAGTGGACGGCGTCAACAAAAAGTGGGTGGGAAAGCAGAAAACTGGAGACTGCCCAGTCGCCGGCGGACCACCGCACACCACGCGGCGGACCGCCACTGAAGCACAGAATGAAGTCTGCCCAGCCGCCACAGAGAAGGCAGAAGCACCCGCTCAGCAGGGACTC GAAATATCCAGGTACGCAAAGCTACTAAGGGAGGCggtgatgaggaagagaaagCCAACAAAAGCCGACCTTAAGTTACCACATCATTGCAGCGAGATCATCCAAAAGGAGAAGGCAGTGAAGCAGAGAGATCCAAGCCAAATCATTATCCGATGCCGGATTGGAGAGGGAAAGGTTGACAAGCCCCTATGCGATCTAGGATCTTCCATCAATCTCATGCCGCTGAAGTACTACGAAAAGCTCAACATCGGGCCACTCAAAACTTCAGACGTAACACTCAGGTTGGCCGATAACTCGACCATAAAAACTTTTGGTATGATTGAGGATGTCTTAGTGAAAATAGATGATTTCATTTTCCCCGCCGATTTTATTGTGCTTGACATGGAAGTAGACAAGAACGTCCCTCTATTCTTAAGGAGACTTGCCACTTGCAAAGCTTTGATTGATGTAGGTCGTGGCGAGATCACAATTAGCGACAACCATAGTCAATCCACCTATAAGATCGAAAGCGAGATGCTCAAGTTTGAGGAAGCAAAGCGGGCAAAGATGGAACAACAGTGTAGGGCAGTCATGATCACGGATTTGACCAAACCTCAAGACCCCTTTGAAGTGAAGGATCCTACTACCTCCACTATTTACAATGTCAACAAGGTAAGACGTTCTCCAAAAAAGGACGATACTAATCCCTCCACCTCTATCCCGcagaaaaagaagcaaaagaggAAGAAGGCAACCAAGGAGGACCCCGAGATTTATgttatcaaaacaaataaggGGAAATACAAGTGGTGGAAGAAGCTAGGGACCAAGTTGCTCCCTATGCCCATTTTCAACACTCGGGTCGCTGATCCGCCCAATTAG